One Jeotgalibaca porci genomic region harbors:
- the mnmG gene encoding tRNA uridine-5-carboxymethylaminomethyl(34) synthesis enzyme MnmG — MKHYEAGNFDVIVVGAGHAGSEAALAAARMGQSTLLVTIDLDMVAFMPCNPSIGGPAKGVVVREIDAMGGEMGRNIDKTYIQMRMLNTGKGPAVQALRAQADKNDYAHEMKKTLEKQENLLLRQGIVDELIVEDGTVQGVITHTGAIYHSKAVILTAGTSSRGQIIIGELKYSSGPNNSQPSIKLSESLLEHGFDLARFKTGTPPRILSSSIDYSQTEEQPGDEAPNHFSFTSKDEDYLKDQLSCWLTYTGPEAHQIIRDNLHRAPMFTGIVEGVGARYCPSIEDKIVRFSDKPRHQLFLEPEGRNTEEVYVQGLSSSLPEEVQEAVLHSIAGLENAKMMRTGYAIEYDVVKPHQLRPSLETKIVKNLFTAGQMNGTSGYEEAAGQGLMAGINAALTVQGKEPLVLKRSDGYIGVMIDDLVTKGTLEPYRLLTSRAEYRLILRHDNADMRLSEIGHDIGLLSDERYQAFINKQAAVEAEIARLKGIRLKPTAELQAFLAEKNSTQLRDGFLFADLLKRPELDYDSLYPFAPLEEPLSSDVTRQVEIQIKYDGYINKAYSKVEKLKRLEEKRIPENIDYDSINGIANEAKEKLKKIQPETIAQASRISGVNPADISVLMVHVQSGKFSLVK; from the coding sequence ATGAAGCATTATGAAGCAGGCAACTTTGATGTCATTGTCGTAGGTGCAGGGCATGCCGGTTCGGAAGCGGCTTTGGCAGCAGCGCGTATGGGACAATCCACATTATTAGTAACAATTGATTTAGACATGGTTGCGTTTATGCCATGTAATCCTTCCATTGGGGGCCCGGCTAAAGGGGTCGTCGTGCGTGAGATTGATGCGATGGGCGGCGAAATGGGTCGTAATATTGACAAAACGTATATCCAAATGCGGATGTTGAACACGGGGAAAGGTCCGGCTGTTCAAGCGTTGCGTGCGCAGGCAGATAAAAATGACTATGCGCATGAAATGAAAAAAACCTTGGAAAAACAAGAGAACTTGTTATTACGCCAAGGGATTGTTGATGAACTAATCGTAGAAGATGGAACCGTTCAAGGTGTGATTACACATACCGGTGCGATTTATCACAGTAAAGCCGTTATTTTGACGGCAGGAACGTCATCACGTGGTCAAATTATCATCGGTGAATTGAAGTATTCATCCGGTCCAAATAACTCCCAGCCTTCTATTAAGTTATCAGAAAGCTTGTTGGAGCATGGCTTTGATTTGGCACGATTCAAAACAGGTACGCCACCGCGTATCTTGTCTTCTTCTATTGATTACTCTCAAACGGAAGAGCAACCCGGAGATGAGGCACCGAATCACTTTAGTTTTACCTCAAAAGATGAAGATTATTTGAAAGACCAATTGTCCTGCTGGTTGACCTATACAGGACCAGAAGCGCATCAAATTATCCGCGATAACCTTCACCGCGCACCGATGTTTACCGGAATCGTTGAAGGGGTAGGGGCACGTTACTGTCCATCTATTGAAGATAAAATCGTACGTTTCAGCGACAAGCCGCGTCACCAATTATTTTTGGAGCCTGAAGGCCGCAATACTGAAGAGGTTTATGTCCAAGGTTTATCCTCTTCTTTACCCGAAGAAGTACAAGAAGCGGTTCTGCATTCAATCGCTGGTTTAGAAAATGCAAAAATGATGCGTACGGGTTATGCAATCGAGTACGATGTCGTTAAACCGCATCAATTGCGTCCATCTTTGGAAACGAAGATCGTTAAAAACCTGTTTACAGCGGGTCAAATGAACGGAACATCCGGTTATGAAGAAGCAGCTGGGCAAGGTTTGATGGCGGGTATCAACGCTGCATTAACCGTTCAAGGAAAAGAACCACTTGTTTTGAAACGAAGTGATGGTTACATCGGCGTTATGATCGACGATTTAGTAACGAAAGGTACTTTGGAGCCATATCGTTTGCTGACATCACGCGCGGAATACCGTTTAATCTTACGTCATGATAATGCGGACATGCGTCTATCTGAAATTGGACACGATATCGGCCTATTGTCTGACGAGCGTTATCAAGCATTTATCAACAAACAAGCTGCCGTAGAAGCAGAGATTGCACGCTTGAAAGGCATTCGTCTGAAACCAACTGCAGAACTACAAGCATTCTTGGCAGAAAAGAACTCTACTCAATTACGTGATGGTTTCTTGTTCGCTGATTTACTAAAACGTCCGGAGTTGGACTACGACAGTCTATATCCATTCGCGCCATTAGAAGAGCCGCTTTCAAGTGACGTGACACGCCAAGTTGAAATTCAAATTAAATACGATGGGTATATTAATAAAGCCTATAGTAAAGTAGAAAAGCTAAAACGTTTGGAAGAGAAACGTATTCCAGAGAATATCGATTATGATTCCATTAACGGCATTGCCAACGAAGCTAAAGAAAAATTGAAGAAAATTCAACCTGAAACAATTGCGCAAGCAAGCCGGATCAGTGGGGTAAACCCAGCGGATATTTCCGTTTTGATGGTCCATGTGCAAAGTGGGAAGTTTTCTTTGGTTAAATAA
- the mnmE gene encoding tRNA uridine-5-carboxymethylaminomethyl(34) synthesis GTPase MnmE codes for MNITEFDTIAAISTPPGEGAIGIVRLSGDDAVAIVDRLYQAGSKRLADVASHTINYGHIYNPKTNEMIDEVMVSVMRAPKTFTREDVVEINCHGGVVSVNRLLQAILQNGARMAEPGEFTKRAFLNGRIDLSQAEAVMDLIRAKTDRAMDVALRQLDGDLSNLIRNIRQIILNTLAEVEVNIDYPEYDDVEEVTTKLLKEKTKEVKGHVEQLLHTAKQGKILREGLETAIIGRPNVGKSSLLNRLIREEKAIVTDIAGTTRDTIEEYVNVNGVPLKLVDTAGIRETEDVVERIGVERSRKALQEADLILLLLNQSEELSPEDIALLEASQQMNRIILLNKSDLEARVTPADLANWSEPEKVISTSMLEQVGLDLLEKQISEMFFAGETGEQDATYISNVRHIALLNDTVAALEEVLSGIEADMPVDLVQIDFTHAWELLGEITGDTVQDELLTQLFSQFCLGK; via the coding sequence TTGAATATTACTGAATTTGATACGATTGCTGCTATTTCAACGCCACCAGGAGAAGGGGCGATCGGGATTGTCCGATTGAGCGGAGATGACGCAGTCGCGATTGTCGACCGTCTCTACCAAGCAGGGTCAAAGCGTTTGGCAGATGTAGCCAGCCACACGATTAACTATGGACATATTTACAATCCAAAAACGAACGAAATGATTGATGAAGTAATGGTGAGTGTTATGCGCGCACCGAAGACATTTACCCGTGAAGATGTCGTTGAAATTAACTGCCACGGTGGTGTTGTGAGCGTCAATCGTCTGTTGCAGGCGATTCTGCAAAATGGCGCACGGATGGCGGAACCCGGTGAATTCACGAAACGCGCTTTCTTAAATGGGCGAATCGATTTATCCCAAGCCGAGGCCGTGATGGATTTGATTCGGGCGAAAACGGACCGGGCGATGGATGTCGCTTTGCGTCAATTGGACGGTGATTTATCCAACTTAATCCGTAACATCCGCCAAATTATTTTGAATACATTGGCAGAAGTCGAGGTAAACATTGATTACCCGGAATATGACGATGTTGAAGAAGTAACAACGAAGCTCTTAAAGGAAAAGACAAAAGAAGTAAAAGGCCATGTGGAGCAATTACTGCACACAGCTAAACAAGGAAAGATTTTGCGTGAAGGTCTGGAAACAGCAATTATCGGGCGTCCAAATGTTGGGAAATCAAGCTTGTTAAACCGTTTAATTCGGGAAGAAAAAGCGATTGTAACGGATATTGCCGGAACAACCCGCGATACAATTGAAGAATACGTAAACGTGAATGGCGTGCCATTGAAGCTGGTTGATACAGCCGGAATTCGTGAAACGGAAGATGTGGTTGAGCGAATCGGTGTAGAACGCAGCCGAAAAGCATTACAAGAGGCGGATTTAATTTTACTTTTATTGAACCAAAGCGAAGAGTTGAGTCCAGAAGATATTGCATTACTGGAAGCATCGCAACAGATGAACCGTATTATTCTCTTGAATAAGAGCGATTTAGAAGCAAGAGTAACGCCAGCTGATTTGGCGAACTGGAGCGAACCTGAGAAGGTTATTTCGACTTCAATGCTGGAGCAAGTCGGCTTGGATTTATTGGAAAAACAAATTTCGGAGATGTTCTTTGCTGGTGAAACGGGTGAACAGGATGCTACGTACATTTCAAACGTCCGCCATATTGCTTTGTTAAACGATACCGTTGCTGCATTGGAAGAGGTATTGAGCGGGATTGAGGCGGATATGCCGGTGGATCTGGTTCAAATTGACTTTACACATGCATGGGAATTATTGGGCGAAATTACCGGAGATACGGTACAAGATGAATTATTAACACAGTTATTTAGTCAATTCTGTTTAGGTAAATAA
- the treR gene encoding trehalose operon repressor, whose amino-acid sequence MNKFYDIYLDLKCKIEKYEYTTGSLLPSEKLLSEKYGVSRETTRKALALLLENGYIQKKQGKGSIVLDIQRFNFPVSGLTSFKELQQSQNIENETIVLKNKREKIPEFLAETLNLPTNTEAVSLVRLRKISGEVIIIDKDILLANIVDAVPSEAAEDSLYDYLEGTLGLNISYAKKVFVVESATPEDRAMMHLPEDSYVVVVKSEVYLEDTRLFQYTESRHRLDRFKFVEFARRKNSLI is encoded by the coding sequence ATGAATAAATTTTATGATATTTATCTGGATTTAAAATGTAAGATTGAAAAATATGAATATACAACAGGCTCTTTATTGCCTAGCGAGAAATTACTCTCTGAAAAATACGGTGTCTCGCGAGAAACCACTCGAAAAGCCCTCGCACTTTTATTGGAAAATGGCTATATTCAAAAGAAACAAGGAAAAGGTTCTATCGTATTGGACATCCAACGGTTTAATTTCCCCGTTTCAGGATTAACCAGTTTCAAGGAATTACAACAATCACAAAACATTGAAAATGAAACCATCGTTCTAAAGAACAAACGTGAAAAAATTCCTGAATTTCTGGCTGAAACGTTAAATCTACCAACGAATACAGAAGCGGTATCTTTAGTGCGCCTCCGTAAAATTTCAGGTGAAGTGATTATTATCGACAAGGATATCTTACTGGCGAATATTGTGGATGCTGTGCCATCTGAAGCTGCTGAAGACTCCTTGTATGATTACTTGGAAGGCACATTGGGACTAAATATTTCTTATGCCAAAAAAGTATTCGTTGTGGAATCTGCGACACCGGAAGATCGTGCGATGATGCATTTACCAGAAGACTCTTATGTCGTAGTCGTTAAAAGTGAAGTTTATTTGGAGGACACGCGTCTCTTCCAATACACCGAATCCCGTCACCGCCTCGACCGATTTAAATTTGTGGAATTCGCCCGTCGGAAAAACAGTTTGATTTAA
- a CDS encoding DUF1275 family protein — protein sequence MHQKENSSIWVYLLRLLGGYLNVTAIILFSRVVGGQTGNISKIAIAYVEGNFTTVLQLVAIAFTFILGGFISGLFKPLDREEMGSRYGFLFVGIGLIFILFSIMGFNSVFFLLYLVLVLGVTNGITLYCKGMVVKTTIITGTLTDIGITLSEMFKGASLDKQKLTFHCLNLFCFLLGATLAAFIGIRTTWNMVSIAGLLELVIGFYFVSLREVAFGTEKEGTL from the coding sequence GTGCACCAAAAAGAAAATTCATCCATTTGGGTCTACTTGTTGCGACTTCTGGGTGGCTACTTAAATGTTACTGCAATTATACTTTTTTCACGGGTAGTGGGCGGTCAAACCGGTAACATATCCAAAATTGCTATTGCGTATGTGGAAGGTAATTTTACTACGGTACTCCAGTTGGTAGCAATTGCTTTTACTTTTATACTGGGCGGCTTTATTAGCGGGTTGTTTAAACCGTTGGATAGAGAAGAAATGGGTTCGCGTTACGGTTTTTTATTTGTTGGTATCGGCCTTATCTTTATTCTATTCAGTATAATGGGATTCAATTCCGTCTTCTTTTTACTTTATTTGGTATTGGTATTGGGAGTTACAAACGGCATCACTCTTTACTGCAAGGGCATGGTGGTGAAAACAACCATCATAACCGGAACGCTAACAGATATTGGAATCACATTGAGCGAAATGTTTAAAGGCGCTTCTTTGGATAAACAAAAGCTGACTTTTCATTGTTTGAACCTTTTCTGTTTTCTTTTGGGCGCTACACTGGCAGCATTCATAGGCATCAGGACGACATGGAATATGGTTAGTATAGCGGGATTATTAGAGTTAGTGATTGGCTTTTATTTTGTTTCTCTTAGAGAAGTAGCTTTTGGTACAGAAAAAGAAGGAACCCTTTGA
- a CDS encoding GerMN domain-containing protein, whose protein sequence is MEKKRLLTLAIVGLFLSGCGTATPNEESSAQSEVVSESQVESSSESSVSASEPADETAPVMAYFPFEENVAYTYIGEGNEYMSYAKYPQYIEDNRIQFSKNNGGTQIVEVLEYADGALMKVFERPETYFRENMLNKTSEESNTILLQEPLKVGTAWNSPSGSASEITAMDATVETALGTYAAIEVTTTEEDTITKSYYAEGIGLVKETFTDTAGTYETSSTLDSREEGVPETALVQAFYPDANVMGLEIAEVNMAFDTNDVTRQTLTDLFKQIPDVEYGRLIPDSASINSLYLNEDGRVYVDFNKSLVTDMNAGSSGESLLLQGIVNTIGTYYGVEEVVLTVDNEPYESGHFSFDKDEAMRVDMGDVIE, encoded by the coding sequence ATGGAAAAGAAACGATTATTAACCTTGGCAATTGTCGGTTTGTTCTTGTCCGGTTGTGGCACAGCAACGCCTAATGAAGAATCATCTGCACAATCCGAAGTGGTTTCGGAATCACAGGTAGAGAGCAGTTCAGAGAGTAGCGTGTCAGCGTCAGAACCGGCGGACGAGACAGCTCCTGTTATGGCGTATTTCCCGTTTGAAGAAAATGTCGCCTATACGTATATCGGAGAAGGCAATGAATATATGAGTTATGCCAAATATCCACAGTACATTGAAGACAATCGCATCCAATTTTCGAAAAATAACGGCGGTACACAAATAGTCGAAGTTTTAGAATATGCGGACGGAGCTTTAATGAAAGTTTTTGAGCGTCCTGAAACGTATTTCCGCGAGAATATGTTGAATAAGACAAGTGAAGAAAGCAACACGATTCTGTTGCAAGAACCATTGAAAGTGGGAACAGCTTGGAACAGTCCATCCGGTTCAGCTTCAGAAATTACGGCAATGGATGCAACTGTTGAGACAGCCTTGGGAACGTATGCTGCTATCGAAGTGACAACCACTGAAGAGGATACGATTACGAAAAGCTACTACGCCGAAGGAATTGGCCTGGTAAAAGAAACCTTTACAGACACAGCTGGAACTTACGAAACATCATCAACATTGGACTCACGTGAAGAAGGGGTACCGGAAACAGCGCTTGTACAGGCTTTCTATCCAGATGCAAATGTGATGGGCTTAGAAATAGCTGAGGTAAACATGGCCTTTGATACAAATGACGTCACACGTCAGACCTTAACAGATCTCTTCAAGCAAATTCCTGATGTGGAATATGGCCGCTTGATTCCAGACTCTGCAAGTATCAACAGTCTGTACTTAAATGAAGATGGGCGTGTATACGTAGATTTTAACAAGTCCTTAGTAACGGACATGAATGCCGGATCTTCAGGCGAATCCCTTCTCTTACAAGGGATTGTTAATACTATTGGGACTTACTATGGCGTCGAAGAAGTCGTTTTAACTGTAGACAATGAACCGTATGAGTCGGGCCATTTTTCATTTGATAAAGATGAAGCAATGCGCGTTGATATGGGAGATGTAATCGAATAA
- the treC gene encoding alpha,alpha-phosphotrehalase encodes MGNFKEKAIYQLYPKSFKDSDGNGMGDIKGIIEKLPYLEKLGIEMIWMNPVFKSPQKDNGYDVTDYYAIDPLFGTMEDIDALIAKAKEHGIELMFDMVFNHTSITHEWFQKALAGDKKYEDYYILREPKEDGSLPTNWQSKFVGDAWAPFGDTDKYYLCLYDKTQADLNWRNPEVREELYKVVNFWLEKGIAGFRFDVLNVIGKEEVLVDSEGGNEKSLYTDTPIVHEWVKEMNIESFGKHENIVTVGEMSSTTVENGVLYSDPARNELSMIFSFHHLKVDYVDGEKWSNAPFDFLELKSLLDEWQAGMSDGNGWNALFWNNHDQPRANSRFGDTENYPYETATMLAQTMHLLRGTPYIYQGEEIGMTNPDYEDIHEYADIESHNAYKALRLKDQTHEEAMAIIRQKSRDNGRSPMQWDSSEHAGFTTGTPWLNVADNYKTVNVEKEIADGKIFPYYQKLIQLRKEMPLISDGSYKGILLDDKEVYAYVREKDGQRLLVLNHFYGTDYTLTLPEEYIDEAAEVVIGNYETASLQKEMTLRPYETVAFLLK; translated from the coding sequence ATGGGAAATTTTAAAGAGAAAGCTATTTATCAGTTATACCCGAAGTCATTTAAAGATTCGGATGGCAACGGTATGGGAGATATCAAGGGAATTATTGAAAAGTTACCGTACTTAGAAAAGTTAGGGATTGAGATGATCTGGATGAATCCAGTCTTCAAGTCACCACAAAAAGACAATGGATATGACGTAACTGATTATTACGCTATTGATCCGTTATTCGGCACAATGGAAGATATTGATGCGTTAATCGCCAAAGCGAAGGAACACGGGATTGAGTTGATGTTTGATATGGTGTTTAACCATACATCCATAACCCATGAATGGTTCCAAAAAGCACTGGCCGGCGACAAAAAATATGAGGATTATTACATTCTTCGTGAACCAAAGGAAGACGGCAGCCTGCCAACTAACTGGCAATCTAAATTCGTAGGTGATGCGTGGGCGCCATTCGGAGATACCGATAAATATTACTTATGTCTTTATGATAAAACCCAAGCGGATCTGAATTGGCGTAACCCTGAAGTTCGCGAGGAATTATATAAAGTGGTTAATTTCTGGTTGGAAAAGGGTATTGCTGGTTTCCGTTTTGATGTATTGAACGTTATTGGAAAAGAAGAAGTACTCGTTGATAGCGAAGGCGGAAATGAGAAGAGCTTGTACACGGACACACCCATTGTTCATGAATGGGTAAAAGAAATGAACATCGAGAGTTTCGGAAAGCACGAAAACATCGTAACCGTTGGGGAAATGTCATCGACAACAGTCGAAAATGGCGTTCTTTATTCTGATCCGGCCCGTAATGAGTTATCCATGATTTTCAGTTTCCACCATTTGAAAGTGGATTATGTGGACGGCGAAAAGTGGAGTAATGCACCTTTCGATTTCTTGGAACTGAAAAGTTTGCTAGATGAGTGGCAAGCAGGGATGTCTGATGGCAATGGCTGGAACGCATTGTTCTGGAACAACCATGACCAACCGCGTGCGAACAGCCGCTTTGGTGATACTGAAAACTATCCATATGAAACAGCAACGATGTTGGCACAAACGATGCATTTATTGCGCGGAACACCGTATATTTACCAAGGTGAAGAAATCGGGATGACCAATCCGGATTATGAAGATATTCATGAGTATGCCGATATCGAATCGCACAATGCTTACAAAGCTTTGCGTTTGAAAGATCAAACGCATGAAGAAGCCATGGCAATTATCCGCCAAAAATCACGTGATAACGGACGTTCACCGATGCAATGGGATAGTAGCGAGCATGCCGGCTTTACAACAGGCACACCGTGGTTAAACGTTGCAGATAACTACAAAACAGTAAACGTTGAAAAGGAAATCGCTGATGGTAAGATTTTCCCTTACTATCAAAAATTAATCCAATTACGTAAGGAAATGCCACTTATTTCTGATGGTTCTTACAAAGGCATTCTTTTGGATGATAAGGAAGTCTACGCGTATGTGCGTGAGAAAGACGGACAACGTTTGCTAGTCTTGAATCATTTCTATGGGACAGACTACACGCTGACTCTACCAGAAGAATATATCGATGAAGCAGCAGAAGTTGTGATTGGGAACTATGAGACGGCAAGCTTGCAGAAAGAAATGACTCTGCGTCCTTACGAAACCGTCGCATTCTTGTTGAAATAA